One part of the Parabacteroides distasonis ATCC 8503 genome encodes these proteins:
- a CDS encoding tetratricopeptide repeat protein has protein sequence MTIQEINKAYNRIIGSLDEKELKNAFDFLQGLIAGIREYSFQDRLNELQDTYKYMLRYRIEGAKDPMQDQIYNNLIASSYEFADIVKHKALSVDSPLSYYSRRRMMQKELTNYDQLHKVLRNASLVKIETPTGTITEQQQIESATILLFNKIWTSNPLNKEEIASIRNLLNDQELPFIIGSQIVSALMLGLQAAFDKEKLLLLFDAANIQEDEIRYRALIGILLTLYTYRKRTALYPQIADRLAALSEGFPNFTKAIRTITLRFILARETEKITRKLQDEIIPEMIKLGPKISQKINLKDINPELLGNEMNPEWQNMLSNSSLGKKMEEFSELQQEGADVMHSTFVHLKHFPFFRELGNWFMPFTTEHSAFGNQLSKNQTEKDMLDSMTLAAFMCNSDKYSLYFSMMQLPDQARQMMMGQFGSQASEMIQQTKEELISKRGKLEIISGQYIQDLYRFFKLYPGHLDFDDIFTSALDFHNLPILQPYVSDEESLTTIAEYYLRKNYFLDALTIYNRLSDANQESDILFQKIGYCKQMNGDIQGALEAYLHADLINPDSKWVIRRIAGCYRTLKQPEEALKYYHRYEAFNPDDLSIQICIGHCHLELKNYNEALKYYFKVDYLDNKSTKAWRPIAWCSFLTGKYDQARNYYKKIMDNQPNTQDFLNAGHTEWALQNIKGALAFYKKAVEKESGDFSKFQEQFNQDIPDLLVAGIEEAEVPLMMDQLRYSLSDIF, from the coding sequence ATGACAATACAAGAAATAAATAAAGCATACAACCGAATTATCGGTTCATTAGACGAAAAGGAGCTAAAGAATGCGTTCGATTTTCTCCAAGGTTTAATAGCGGGAATACGTGAGTACTCATTCCAAGACAGGTTGAACGAGCTACAAGATACTTATAAATATATGTTGCGATACCGGATCGAGGGGGCTAAAGATCCGATGCAAGACCAGATATACAACAACTTGATCGCATCCAGCTATGAGTTCGCGGATATAGTGAAGCACAAGGCCTTATCGGTAGATTCGCCTCTCTCCTATTATAGCCGTAGGCGAATGATGCAAAAGGAGCTTACCAACTATGACCAGCTCCACAAGGTCTTGAGAAACGCCTCTCTGGTGAAGATAGAGACTCCGACCGGAACCATCACGGAGCAGCAGCAAATCGAATCCGCCACGATCCTATTATTCAATAAGATCTGGACCTCGAATCCTCTCAATAAGGAAGAAATAGCCTCCATCAGGAACCTATTGAATGACCAAGAGTTGCCTTTTATCATCGGTAGCCAAATCGTATCGGCATTAATGTTGGGATTGCAAGCCGCTTTCGATAAGGAGAAACTGCTATTATTATTCGATGCGGCCAATATCCAAGAAGACGAGATTCGTTACCGCGCGTTGATCGGGATTCTCCTGACGCTCTATACCTATAGGAAACGTACGGCGCTATATCCGCAGATAGCGGATCGACTAGCGGCTTTATCCGAGGGATTTCCTAATTTCACGAAAGCGATCCGAACGATTACCCTTCGTTTTATCCTAGCCCGTGAGACAGAGAAGATCACCCGTAAGCTACAAGACGAGATCATTCCGGAGATGATCAAGCTAGGCCCTAAAATCAGTCAAAAGATAAACTTAAAGGATATCAATCCGGAACTTCTCGGAAACGAGATGAATCCGGAGTGGCAGAATATGTTATCGAACAGCTCCTTAGGGAAGAAAATGGAGGAGTTCAGCGAACTGCAACAAGAAGGCGCGGACGTAATGCACTCTACTTTCGTGCACCTAAAGCATTTCCCCTTTTTCCGGGAACTGGGTAACTGGTTCATGCCATTCACGACCGAGCATTCCGCTTTTGGCAATCAGTTGAGCAAGAATCAAACGGAAAAGGACATGCTAGATTCCATGACTCTTGCGGCATTCATGTGTAATTCCGATAAATACTCCTTATATTTCAGTATGATGCAATTGCCGGACCAAGCCCGTCAAATGATGATGGGACAATTTGGTAGCCAAGCCTCCGAGATGATTCAGCAAACGAAGGAGGAATTGATCAGTAAACGGGGAAAACTGGAAATCATATCCGGACAGTACATACAGGACTTGTATCGTTTCTTCAAACTTTATCCGGGACATCTGGATTTTGATGACATATTTACATCTGCGCTAGACTTTCATAACCTGCCAATTTTGCAGCCTTACGTCAGTGATGAGGAAAGTTTGACAACTATAGCGGAGTATTATCTCCGGAAGAATTACTTCCTCGATGCGCTCACGATCTACAATCGCTTATCCGATGCAAATCAAGAAAGTGATATCTTATTCCAGAAAATCGGTTACTGCAAACAAATGAATGGCGATATACAAGGCGCCTTGGAGGCTTATTTACATGCGGATCTTATCAATCCGGACAGTAAATGGGTTATTCGCCGGATCGCCGGTTGTTACCGTACCTTAAAGCAACCGGAAGAAGCGTTGAAATACTATCATCGTTACGAGGCTTTCAATCCGGATGATTTATCGATCCAAATATGTATCGGCCACTGCCATCTTGAACTCAAGAATTATAATGAGGCGCTGAAATATTATTTCAAGGTAGATTATCTGGACAATAAAAGCACGAAGGCTTGGCGTCCGATCGCTTGGTGTTCTTTCTTGACCGGTAAATACGATCAGGCCCGTAATTATTACAAAAAGATCATGGATAATCAACCCAACACCCAAGATTTCTTGAATGCGGGACATACGGAATGGGCATTACAGAATATAAAGGGAGCGCTTGCTTTTTATAAAAAAGCCGTGGAGAAAGAGTCCGGTGATTTCTCGAAGTTCCAAGAGCAGTTCAATCAAGATATCCCCGATCTTCTTGTAGCGGGAATCGAGGAGGCGGAAGTGCCGTTGATGATGGATCAACTCCGGTATTCCTTGAGCGATATATTCTAA
- a CDS encoding GNAT family N-acetyltransferase, protein MKEMILKTKRLLLRELKQDDFDDICKLLQDPIVMYAYEGAFSKKEVQEWLDKQLRRYQNDGFGLWGMIEKGSGELIGQCGLTYQEFNGQQVPEIGYLLRAEYWHKGYATEAAIACKEYAFNILNFDKVYSIIRDTNIPSQKVALRNDMREIANFIKHYRNIDMLHLVFCVDKS, encoded by the coding sequence ATGAAAGAGATGATACTAAAGACAAAGCGACTCCTATTAAGGGAATTAAAACAAGATGATTTTGATGATATCTGTAAGCTTTTACAAGATCCGATTGTAATGTACGCTTACGAAGGAGCGTTCAGTAAAAAAGAGGTACAAGAATGGCTTGATAAGCAATTAAGGAGGTATCAAAACGATGGCTTTGGCTTATGGGGGATGATAGAGAAAGGCAGCGGAGAGCTTATCGGTCAGTGTGGTCTCACCTATCAAGAATTCAACGGTCAACAGGTTCCGGAGATCGGTTATTTGCTTAGGGCGGAATACTGGCATAAAGGTTATGCTACCGAGGCCGCCATAGCTTGTAAGGAATACGCCTTCAATATCCTTAACTTCGACAAAGTATACTCCATCATACGGGACACAAATATCCCCTCTCAAAAAGTAGCACTAAGAAACGATATGAGGGAAATCGCAAATTTCATAAAACATTATCGCAATATCGATATGCTTCATTTAGTATTCTGCGTGGATAAGTCATAG
- a CDS encoding NADH peroxidase has product MKKKWICTVCGYVHEGDEAPEFCPQCKQPKSKFKELVETEGALQFVDEHVLGVAKGVDPVILEGLNAHFMGECTEVGMYLAMSRQADREGYPEVAEAFKRYAWEEAEHAAKFAELLGDVVWDTKTNLKKRMEAEAGACEDKKRIATLAKQQNLDAIHDTVHEMCKDEARHGKGFEGLYNRYFK; this is encoded by the coding sequence ATGAAAAAGAAATGGATTTGCACAGTATGTGGTTATGTACACGAAGGTGATGAGGCTCCTGAGTTCTGCCCTCAATGTAAACAACCGAAAAGCAAATTTAAGGAATTAGTAGAGACAGAAGGTGCGTTGCAGTTCGTTGACGAACATGTACTAGGTGTTGCTAAAGGTGTAGACCCAGTGATTTTGGAAGGTCTGAACGCTCACTTTATGGGAGAATGTACCGAAGTTGGTATGTATTTGGCCATGAGCCGTCAAGCAGACCGTGAGGGTTATCCTGAGGTAGCTGAGGCATTCAAGCGTTACGCTTGGGAAGAGGCTGAGCACGCTGCTAAGTTCGCAGAGCTTCTTGGCGACGTAGTTTGGGATACGAAGACTAACTTGAAAAAGCGTATGGAAGCTGAGGCTGGCGCATGCGAGGACAAGAAACGTATCGCTACATTGGCTAAACAACAGAATTTGGACGCAATCCATGATACCGTACATGAGATGTGCAAAGACGAGGCACGTCATGGCAAAGGATTTGAAGGTTTATATAATCGTTATTTCAAGTAA
- a CDS encoding class I fructose-bisphosphate aldolase, with protein sequence MDTSKIISLLGDKSDYYLNHVCKTIDKSLLHLPSPTCVDDVWGNSDRNIQTLNSLQTLLGHGRLANTGYVSILPVDQDIEHTAGSSFAPNPIYFDPENIVKLAIEGGCNAVASTFGILGSVARKYAHKIPFLVKLNHNELLTYPNSYNQIVFGTVKEAWNMGAVAVGATIYFGSEQSRRQLVEIANAFEYAHELGMATVLWCYLRNSSFKKDGIDYSAAADLTGQANHLGVTIKADIIKQKLPENNGGFTAINFGKIDQKMYTELTTEHPIDLCRYQVANNYMGRVGLINSGGESHGASDLKDAVVTAVINKRAGGMGLISGRKAFQRPMKDGVELLHSIQDIYLDKDITIA encoded by the coding sequence ATGGATACATCAAAGATTATTAGTTTATTAGGAGACAAAAGTGATTATTATTTAAATCACGTATGTAAGACTATTGATAAATCGCTGCTTCATCTTCCATCACCCACTTGCGTGGACGATGTGTGGGGCAATTCAGATAGAAACATACAGACTCTCAATAGTCTGCAAACCTTGTTGGGGCACGGAAGATTAGCTAACACCGGATATGTTTCTATCCTCCCGGTAGATCAAGATATCGAGCATACCGCAGGGTCTTCCTTCGCTCCAAACCCCATTTATTTCGATCCGGAGAATATCGTAAAATTAGCGATCGAGGGTGGTTGCAACGCAGTCGCTTCTACGTTCGGCATACTAGGGTCAGTCGCACGAAAATATGCTCATAAGATTCCATTCTTGGTAAAACTAAATCATAATGAGCTTCTTACTTATCCGAATTCTTACAATCAAATCGTATTCGGTACGGTGAAGGAAGCATGGAATATGGGCGCCGTAGCTGTAGGGGCCACGATCTATTTCGGATCAGAGCAAAGCCGACGTCAGCTAGTCGAGATTGCCAACGCATTCGAGTATGCCCATGAACTAGGTATGGCGACCGTATTATGGTGCTATTTACGAAACAGCTCTTTTAAAAAGGATGGCATCGACTATTCCGCGGCAGCCGATTTGACCGGACAGGCTAATCACCTTGGTGTCACGATCAAGGCCGATATCATCAAGCAGAAGCTACCGGAGAACAACGGAGGTTTCACCGCTATCAATTTCGGGAAGATCGATCAAAAGATGTACACAGAGTTAACGACAGAACATCCGATCGACCTCTGCCGTTACCAAGTAGCCAATAATTATATGGGACGTGTCGGGCTTATCAACTCCGGCGGGGAATCTCATGGCGCCTCAGATCTTAAAGACGCTGTCGTCACCGCTGTCATAAACAAACGTGCGGGTGGCATGGGGTTGATTAGCGGAAGAAAGGCGTTCCAACGTCCGATGAAAGACGGCGTGGAGTTACTTCATTCAATTCAAGATATTTATTTGGATAAGGATATTACTATCGCTTAG
- a CDS encoding alpha/beta hydrolase family protein, whose protein sequence is MNKSIGTMIMATSLLLGACNPATDVNVKETGDKNLIGKSDIRIKDGRMTPEALWAMGRIGGMNVSPDGKRVVYTVAYYSVPENKSNREVFVMNADGSDNKQITKTGFAENEAVWIKGGTKIAFLCNESGSSQLWEMNPDGTDRKRLSDYDKDIEGFAFSPDEKKVLFISQVKTVNSTADKYPDLDKATGVIITDLMYKHWDEWVTTVPHPFVADFDGESISNPVDVMEGELFESPMKPFGGIEQLAWNTTSDKIAYTSRKKTGKEYAISTNSDIYVYDLNTKQTTNITEENKGYDTNPTYSPDGKSIAWLSMERDGYEADQNRLMVMNLETGEKTFVSKDFDSNVDSYCWSADCKRIYFTGVWHGESQVYQIDLANGNKITPLTEGMYDYASVALLGDKLIAQRHSMSMGDEIYSIDLTGDHTVTQLTFENKHIYDQLTMGKVEERWMKTTDGKQMLTWVIYPPQFDPNKKYPTLLFCEGGPQSPVSQFWSYRWNFQIMAANDYIIVAPNRRGLPGFGLEWNEAVSGDYGGQCMKDYFTAIDEVAKEPYVNKDRLGCVGASFGGFSVYWLAGHHDKRFKAFIAHDGIFNMEMQYLETEEMWFANWDMGGAYWEKQNATAQRTFANSPHKFVDKWDTPILCIHGEKDYRILANQGMAAFNAAVLRGVPAELLIYPDENHWVLKPQNGVLWQRTFFEWLDMWLKK, encoded by the coding sequence ATGAATAAATCTATCGGAACAATGATTATGGCAACATCCCTACTGTTAGGTGCTTGCAATCCGGCTACGGATGTGAACGTGAAGGAGACCGGCGATAAGAACCTTATCGGGAAGTCGGACATCCGGATCAAAGACGGCCGCATGACCCCGGAGGCTTTGTGGGCCATGGGACGTATCGGCGGTATGAACGTATCTCCGGACGGGAAAAGAGTGGTGTATACGGTGGCGTACTATAGTGTACCGGAAAACAAGAGCAACCGTGAGGTCTTCGTGATGAACGCGGACGGATCGGATAATAAGCAAATCACGAAAACCGGATTCGCTGAGAACGAGGCCGTATGGATCAAAGGAGGAACCAAGATCGCTTTCTTATGTAACGAGAGCGGTAGCAGCCAGCTTTGGGAAATGAATCCGGATGGGACGGACCGTAAGCGACTTTCCGATTATGATAAGGATATCGAGGGTTTCGCTTTCTCTCCCGATGAGAAAAAGGTCTTGTTTATCTCGCAAGTGAAAACCGTGAACAGTACCGCTGATAAATATCCGGATTTGGATAAGGCGACAGGTGTTATCATTACGGATTTAATGTACAAGCATTGGGATGAGTGGGTGACTACCGTTCCGCATCCTTTTGTCGCCGATTTCGATGGCGAATCGATCAGCAATCCTGTGGATGTGATGGAGGGCGAGTTGTTTGAGAGCCCGATGAAGCCGTTTGGCGGTATCGAGCAATTGGCTTGGAACACTACCTCGGACAAGATTGCCTATACCAGCCGCAAAAAGACGGGTAAAGAATATGCGATCTCCACGAATTCGGATATTTATGTATATGATCTGAATACGAAGCAAACGACCAATATAACGGAAGAGAACAAGGGATATGATACGAATCCCACCTATTCTCCGGACGGAAAGAGTATCGCTTGGCTAAGTATGGAACGGGATGGTTACGAGGCGGATCAAAATCGCTTGATGGTAATGAATCTGGAGACGGGTGAGAAAACATTCGTAAGCAAGGATTTTGACTCCAACGTGGATTCTTATTGCTGGAGCGCTGATTGCAAGCGTATCTATTTCACGGGCGTTTGGCATGGCGAGTCGCAGGTTTATCAGATAGACTTGGCGAATGGCAATAAGATTACCCCGCTGACCGAAGGTATGTACGATTACGCCTCTGTCGCTCTTCTGGGCGATAAGCTGATCGCTCAACGTCATTCCATGAGCATGGGAGACGAGATCTATTCGATCGATTTGACAGGGGATCATACGGTAACTCAACTTACGTTCGAAAACAAACATATTTACGACCAGCTTACGATGGGTAAGGTAGAGGAACGTTGGATGAAGACGACGGATGGCAAGCAGATGCTAACGTGGGTTATCTATCCGCCTCAGTTCGATCCGAATAAGAAGTATCCTACCTTGTTGTTCTGTGAGGGTGGCCCGCAAAGCCCTGTGAGCCAGTTCTGGTCTTACCGTTGGAATTTCCAGATCATGGCGGCTAATGACTATATTATCGTGGCACCGAACCGTCGGGGTCTTCCCGGATTTGGCTTGGAATGGAATGAGGCTGTCAGCGGCGATTATGGCGGACAATGCATGAAAGACTATTTCACCGCTATTGACGAGGTAGCCAAGGAACCGTATGTAAATAAGGATCGCTTGGGTTGTGTAGGCGCCAGCTTCGGTGGATTCTCCGTATATTGGTTGGCAGGTCATCATGATAAACGTTTCAAGGCGTTTATCGCCCACGATGGTATCTTTAATATGGAAATGCAGTATCTGGAAACGGAAGAGATGTGGTTCGCCAATTGGGATATGGGTGGAGCGTACTGGGAAAAGCAAAACGCTACGGCTCAGCGTACATTCGCGAACTCCCCGCATAAGTTCGTGGACAAATGGGATACGCCTATCCTTTGTATCCATGGAGAGAAGGATTACCGGATCTTGGCTAATCAAGGAATGGCAGCGTTTAACGCTGCGGTTCTTCGGGGTGTACCGGCCGAGTTGCTGATTTATCCGGATGAGAACCATTGGGTATTGAAGCCCCAGAATGGCGTTCTATGGCAACGCACATTCTTTGAGTGGTTGGATATGTGGTTGAAGAAATAA
- a CDS encoding SPOR domain-containing protein: MNKIWLFGAAVCMVLALGSCKPKQSAYKAAYEQAKEKESTAPVEVVEQEEEVVEVAPVSKPRTSTATTRTEKINAAQGEDASRLKRYSVVVGSFKNKTNAYALKERMQNDGYNAVLGENEQGMLRVIVASFDNKADAADSRDAIKAKYAPNFQDAWLLERAY, translated from the coding sequence ATGAATAAGATTTGGTTATTTGGAGCCGCTGTATGTATGGTATTAGCACTCGGCTCATGTAAACCTAAACAGAGCGCGTACAAGGCTGCTTACGAACAGGCCAAAGAAAAAGAGTCGACAGCTCCTGTTGAGGTTGTAGAACAAGAGGAAGAAGTTGTTGAGGTCGCTCCTGTCTCAAAACCCAGAACCTCTACGGCTACCACTCGTACGGAAAAAATCAACGCCGCTCAAGGTGAGGACGCCAGCCGTCTGAAACGTTATAGCGTCGTTGTCGGTAGTTTCAAGAACAAGACAAACGCTTACGCATTAAAAGAACGTATGCAGAATGATGGTTACAACGCAGTGTTGGGCGAGAACGAGCAAGGGATGTTGCGTGTGATCGTCGCTAGCTTCGACAATAAAGCGGACGCCGCCGATAGCCGTGACGCCATCAAGGCGAAATACGCTCCTAACTTCCAAGATGCTTGGTTATTGGAGAGAGCTTATTAA
- a CDS encoding carbohydrate kinase family protein, whose protein sequence is MEQVTESRRKPIVVGIGELLWDMLPSGKKAGGAPINFVYHVSCLGAEGYAISAVGDDELGKEIVDELDKNHIQHLIEKVPYPTGTVQVELREGIPTYTIHERVAWDHISPTSDAIDLAEKADAICFGTLAQRSRQSRETIQAISSFAPKDAYRLLDINLRQRYYDKELIEESLYLANVLKVNDEEFNVLRDLFGLNGTEREVALWFIEKYGLRMFVLTAGSSHSTIYTREEISTLPTPEVTVADTVGAGDAFSGALIISLLKGKSLSEAHHFAVKTAAFVCTKEGAWPVYEE, encoded by the coding sequence ATGGAACAGGTGACTGAATCAAGACGTAAACCAATTGTCGTTGGGATTGGAGAATTATTATGGGATATGCTTCCTTCCGGGAAAAAGGCTGGGGGGGCCCCGATTAATTTTGTCTATCATGTGTCTTGCCTAGGTGCTGAGGGATATGCTATCAGCGCTGTCGGAGATGATGAGTTGGGTAAAGAGATCGTTGATGAGTTGGATAAGAATCATATCCAGCATTTGATCGAGAAAGTGCCTTACCCGACGGGAACCGTTCAGGTAGAGTTACGAGAAGGTATCCCTACTTATACGATTCATGAGCGAGTGGCTTGGGATCATATATCGCCTACATCCGATGCGATTGATTTGGCGGAGAAAGCGGACGCTATTTGTTTCGGTACATTAGCCCAGCGTTCCCGTCAGTCCCGGGAGACGATACAAGCGATCTCGTCGTTTGCGCCGAAAGACGCTTATCGTTTGCTGGATATCAATCTTCGCCAGCGATACTATGATAAGGAGTTGATCGAGGAGTCTTTGTACTTAGCGAATGTGTTGAAGGTGAATGATGAGGAGTTTAACGTTCTTCGGGACTTATTCGGCTTGAATGGAACTGAGAGGGAAGTGGCTTTATGGTTTATTGAGAAATACGGCCTTCGGATGTTTGTCTTGACTGCGGGGAGCTCCCATAGTACGATTTATACGAGAGAGGAGATCTCTACGTTGCCCACGCCGGAGGTCACGGTGGCGGATACGGTCGGGGCGGGGGATGCTTTTTCGGGGGCTCTAATCATTTCGCTCTTAAAGGGGAAGTCCTTAAGCGAGGCCCATCATTTCGCTGTAAAGACAGCGGCTTTCGTTTGTACGAAAGAAGGTGCGTGGCCGGTTTATGAAGAGTAA
- a CDS encoding hybrid sensor histidine kinase/response regulator transcription factor, producing the protein MKGNPLYILLWLFLILCFACSPGKKEKKYVIGVSQCSMTDIWRQSMIRDMEVEALNHPEIELVVMDASQDNDTQISQIKGFIKKKVDLLIISSNETEPVTPVAVEAYRAGIPTIILDRKINSDEYTTYIGADNYEIGRSIGMYISSLIKGETTILEIWGRRGSSSATERHQGFVDAMSIDPNVKIRELDGYWYKENAYEEVLKLDSIEDVDIVFAHNDMMALGAREAIEERDSSLVGHVEFIGVDGLLGGGLGVEAVAQGKLDASFYYPTGGGVAIKVAWQILSGQAYTKKYALSTAMIDKTNAGTLYLQSDRLVEYQRQIEKQRANLSQLLSKYNFLYSSLIIILILALLLGGSAIYTVYINRKVRQKNHLLNERNRLVQQQKEELSVANQRIEQVTTQKLQFFTNVSHEIKTPLTLILGPLNKMAQDAPAGAFADDIRIVKKNAERLKRVIDQLLDFRKIENNKMGLRVTKMDLVFLIQEVKSYFNTLAQSKRIDYTFLHEMNSLFVWVDTDKMEKILTNLLSNAFKFTPEQGKITIRLREEETEVVLSVEDNGEGIPPENLASVFERFFTSGQSYAPGTGIGLHLTREFVLMHKGSIHVESEQGERTVFTVQIPKGKSHFDESCVFLSNATESSSGVAHLDISQVQETLNKKYDYMILIVEDDWDIRAYLQHELSGNFNVLVAENGAKALDILLKENVSLVVSDVMMPEMNGFELCRRVKSDMVLSHIPVILLTALSDDSQRLYGFEGGADEYIQKPFNIEIVKLRIIKLLEERNRLREVFLKESQSPAGLSIETKGKVESLDDLFMRKFIALIEENYSDPDFSIEKGSEKLGLSRVHLYRKVKELSGITPTDFLRNYRLKKASALLKQRSGTISEVAYATGFGSPAYFSKCFKAVYNITPTEFIESL; encoded by the coding sequence ATGAAAGGAAACCCGCTTTATATCCTGCTTTGGCTATTCCTTATTCTTTGCTTTGCCTGTTCGCCCGGTAAAAAAGAAAAGAAATATGTCATCGGTGTATCTCAATGCTCGATGACGGATATTTGGCGTCAATCCATGATACGTGATATGGAAGTAGAGGCTTTAAATCATCCGGAGATCGAGTTGGTCGTAATGGATGCTAGTCAGGATAATGATACTCAGATCAGCCAGATAAAAGGTTTTATCAAGAAAAAGGTGGATTTGCTGATTATATCGTCGAATGAGACCGAGCCTGTTACGCCTGTCGCTGTTGAGGCGTACAGGGCTGGTATTCCCACTATCATATTGGACCGGAAAATTAATAGCGATGAATATACGACGTATATTGGAGCGGATAATTACGAGATCGGTCGTTCGATCGGAATGTACATCAGCTCCTTGATCAAGGGGGAGACAACGATTTTAGAGATATGGGGACGAAGAGGCTCTTCCTCCGCTACAGAAAGACATCAAGGTTTTGTCGATGCGATGTCTATTGATCCGAATGTGAAGATCCGGGAGTTGGATGGGTATTGGTATAAGGAGAATGCCTATGAGGAAGTCTTGAAGCTGGATTCCATAGAGGATGTCGATATCGTTTTCGCTCATAATGATATGATGGCCTTAGGGGCCCGTGAGGCGATTGAGGAGCGAGATTCGTCGCTGGTGGGGCACGTGGAATTTATAGGCGTGGATGGACTCTTGGGAGGAGGCTTGGGCGTGGAGGCGGTTGCGCAGGGTAAGTTGGATGCCTCTTTTTATTATCCGACAGGTGGTGGGGTGGCTATTAAGGTAGCATGGCAGATCTTAAGCGGACAAGCTTATACGAAAAAGTATGCGTTAAGCACCGCTATGATCGATAAGACCAACGCCGGTACCCTTTATTTACAATCAGACCGGTTGGTAGAATATCAACGCCAGATCGAGAAACAGCGTGCGAATTTGTCGCAATTGCTCTCGAAATATAACTTTCTTTATAGTTCCTTGATTATTATCTTGATATTGGCGCTTTTGTTGGGTGGTTCCGCTATTTACACGGTTTATATTAATCGTAAAGTGCGCCAGAAGAATCATTTGTTGAATGAGAGAAATCGTTTGGTACAACAACAGAAAGAGGAACTCTCGGTAGCGAACCAGCGTATCGAGCAAGTCACGACACAGAAATTGCAGTTCTTTACGAATGTATCTCACGAGATAAAGACTCCTTTGACCTTGATTCTAGGGCCTCTGAACAAGATGGCGCAAGATGCCCCGGCAGGCGCTTTTGCGGATGATATCCGCATCGTTAAGAAGAATGCGGAACGCTTGAAACGTGTGATCGACCAATTGCTGGATTTCCGGAAGATAGAGAATAATAAGATGGGATTGCGGGTTACTAAGATGGATTTGGTCTTTTTAATCCAAGAGGTGAAATCTTATTTTAATACTCTGGCCCAGAGTAAGCGAATTGATTATACCTTCCTGCATGAAATGAATTCTCTTTTTGTTTGGGTGGATACGGACAAAATGGAGAAGATATTAACGAACTTGCTTTCGAACGCTTTTAAGTTTACCCCGGAGCAGGGGAAGATTACGATTCGTTTGCGGGAGGAGGAGACGGAGGTTGTCTTATCGGTGGAAGATAATGGAGAGGGTATTCCCCCGGAAAACCTAGCCTCCGTATTCGAGCGCTTTTTTACAAGCGGGCAAAGCTATGCTCCGGGAACGGGTATCGGACTGCATCTGACACGGGAATTTGTCCTTATGCATAAAGGCTCGATCCACGTGGAAAGCGAGCAAGGCGAACGGACAGTGTTTACCGTTCAGATCCCGAAAGGTAAATCTCATTTTGATGAATCTTGTGTCTTTCTGTCGAATGCGACAGAATCGTCCTCTGGTGTAGCGCATTTGGATATATCCCAAGTTCAAGAAACGTTGAATAAGAAATATGATTATATGATCTTGATCGTTGAGGATGATTGGGATATTCGCGCTTATTTACAGCATGAGTTGTCCGGGAATTTTAATGTACTTGTAGCGGAGAATGGTGCCAAGGCCTTGGATATTCTATTGAAGGAAAATGTATCACTGGTCGTCAGTGACGTGATGATGCCGGAGATGAATGGCTTCGAGCTTTGCCGCCGGGTTAAGTCGGATATGGTCCTCAGTCATATCCCGGTAATCTTGCTTACGGCTCTTTCGGATGACAGTCAACGCTTGTATGGATTTGAGGGGGGAGCGGATGAATATATCCAGAAACCGTTCAATATCGAGATCGTGAAATTACGTATCATTAAATTGTTGGAAGAACGTAATCGTTTGCGAGAGGTTTTCTTGAAAGAGTCTCAATCGCCTGCGGGACTTTCCATCGAGACAAAAGGGAAGGTAGAGAGTCTGGATGATTTGTTTATGCGTAAGTTTATCGCTTTGATAGAGGAGAATTATAGCGATCCCGATTTCAGTATAGAGAAAGGCAGTGAGAAACTGGGCCTGTCTCGTGTGCATTTATATCGAAAGGTGAAGGAGTTGTCCGGGATTACCCCTACGGACTTTTTGCGTAACTATCGTTTGAAAAAGGCATCCGCCCTATTGAAGCAGCGATCCGGAACGATTAGCGAGGTTGCTTATGCCACGGGATTCGGCTCGCCGGCCTATTTCTCCAAATGCTTTAAAGCGGTTTATAATATAACGCCAACCGAGTTTATAGAGTCTTTGTAA